A region from the Pelodiscus sinensis isolate JC-2024 chromosome 11, ASM4963464v1, whole genome shotgun sequence genome encodes:
- the IL17RB gene encoding interleukin-17 receptor B isoform X4: protein MTLAASVLLSLVLSSCGSWGQDWLSITCGFETGPARELRKWHNLTPADLHNLSAQLVETEVETYFRSYLINISWSLSIDASIKVLTATKICVMSKGTREHFECIRCNYTEKFQSQTTFGHRRWQFHYIGFPVEPDMFYLISAYNLPPANIYEDSPSKSIMLTSPGCKDNVMKYSRNCIEVGSLWNPNITVCKIVAEVEVNFTTSSLGTKYAILLQECEECDVSAEMDLMTKINETRTSVRIPVSDQSNNLSVQIIPYFPKCGTDCPRRKGTLTECVQNQGTITINSAGRYVFYILAALCVILCVVTAVVCFRRINDTKQMFFLRTALQQPVKVLVVYPKEICFHHTVLVFADFLHKCCQSDVIIDMWQKRRIAEQGPVQWLAFQKEVADKL, encoded by the exons ATGACTCTGGCAGCAAGTGTCCTGCTGAGCTTGGTGCTGAGTAGCTGTGGTTCCTGGGGACAAGACTGGCTG TCTATTACATGTGGTTTTGAAACTG GTCCTGCCCGTGAATTGAGAAAGTGGCACAATCTAACACCAGCAGATCTTCATAATCTCAGTGCCCAGTTAGTCGAAACAGAAGTGGAGACATACTTCAGATCCTATCTTATAAATATCAGTTGGAGCCTCAGCATAGATG CCAGCATCAAAGTACTGACAGCCACAAAGATCTGTGTGATGAGTAAAGGAACTAGAGAGCATTTTGAGTGTATTCGGTGCAATTACACAGAGAAGTTTCAAAGTCAAACCACGTTTGGACATAGAAGA tGGCAGTTCCACTACATTGGATTCCCTGTAGAACCAGATATGTTTTATTTGATCAGTGCTTACAATCTCCCCCCCGCGAATATATATGAGGATTCTCCATCAAAATCAATCATGTTAACTTCACCAG GTTGTAAAGATAATGTAATGAAATACAGCAGAAATTGCATAGAAGTGG gaagtctgtggaatCCAAATATAACTGTATGTAAAATAGTGGCAGAAGTAGAAGTGAATTTTACAACAAGTAGCCTTGGGACCAAATATGCCATACTTCTCCAGGAGTGTGAGGAATGTGATGTATCAGCTGAAATGGACTTGATGACAAAG ATCAATGAAACTAGAACTTCTGTTAGAATACCAGTGAGTGATCAAAGCAACAATCTTTCTGTACAG aTAATTCCTTATTTTCCCAAATGTGGCACTGATTGTCCAAGGCGCAAGGGAACCCTAACAGAGTGTGTTCAAAACCAAG GAACCATCACAATTAATTCAGCTGGAAGATACGTATTTTACATCCTTGCTGCTTTATGTGTAATTCTGTGTGTGGTTACTGCTGTAGTATGTTTCAGAAGGATCAATG ATACAAAGCAAATGTTCTTCCTTCGTACAGCGTTACAACAACCTGTTAAAGTACTAGTTGTATATCCAAAAGAAATATGTTTTCATCATACTGTCCTGGTTTTTGCTGATTTTCTTCACAAGTGTTGTCAAAGTGATGTTATTATTGATATGTGGCAGAAAAGGAGAATTGCTGAACAGGGCCCAGTACAATGGCTTGCTTTTCAGAAAGAAGTTGCAGACAAG
- the IL17RB gene encoding interleukin-17 receptor B isoform X1: MTLAASVLLSLVLSSCGSWGQDWLSITCGFETGPARELRKWHNLTPADLHNLSAQLVETEVETYFRSYLINISWSLSIDASIKVLTATKICVMSKGTREHFECIRCNYTEKFQSQTTFGHRRWQFHYIGFPVEPDMFYLISAYNLPPANIYEDSPSKSIMLTSPGCKDNVMKYSRNCIEVGSLWNPNITVCKIVAEVEVNFTTSSLGTKYAILLQECEECDVSAEMDLMTKINETRTSVRIPVSDQSNNLSVQIIPYFPKCGTDCPRRKGTLTECVQNQGTITINSAGRYVFYILAALCVILCVVTAVVCFRRINDTKQMFFLRTALQQPVKVLVVYPKEICFHHTVLVFADFLHKCCQSDVIIDMWQKRRIAEQGPVQWLAFQKEVADKVIFLVSSYTNSECDAVCHKSIGNHKDNSECMFTLAFNLFCSDMKNMSSLHKYMLVSFSEINSKETFPSALNSCAKYCLMKDIDIFCRDLSCSHR, from the exons ATGACTCTGGCAGCAAGTGTCCTGCTGAGCTTGGTGCTGAGTAGCTGTGGTTCCTGGGGACAAGACTGGCTG TCTATTACATGTGGTTTTGAAACTG GTCCTGCCCGTGAATTGAGAAAGTGGCACAATCTAACACCAGCAGATCTTCATAATCTCAGTGCCCAGTTAGTCGAAACAGAAGTGGAGACATACTTCAGATCCTATCTTATAAATATCAGTTGGAGCCTCAGCATAGATG CCAGCATCAAAGTACTGACAGCCACAAAGATCTGTGTGATGAGTAAAGGAACTAGAGAGCATTTTGAGTGTATTCGGTGCAATTACACAGAGAAGTTTCAAAGTCAAACCACGTTTGGACATAGAAGA tGGCAGTTCCACTACATTGGATTCCCTGTAGAACCAGATATGTTTTATTTGATCAGTGCTTACAATCTCCCCCCCGCGAATATATATGAGGATTCTCCATCAAAATCAATCATGTTAACTTCACCAG GTTGTAAAGATAATGTAATGAAATACAGCAGAAATTGCATAGAAGTGG gaagtctgtggaatCCAAATATAACTGTATGTAAAATAGTGGCAGAAGTAGAAGTGAATTTTACAACAAGTAGCCTTGGGACCAAATATGCCATACTTCTCCAGGAGTGTGAGGAATGTGATGTATCAGCTGAAATGGACTTGATGACAAAG ATCAATGAAACTAGAACTTCTGTTAGAATACCAGTGAGTGATCAAAGCAACAATCTTTCTGTACAG aTAATTCCTTATTTTCCCAAATGTGGCACTGATTGTCCAAGGCGCAAGGGAACCCTAACAGAGTGTGTTCAAAACCAAG GAACCATCACAATTAATTCAGCTGGAAGATACGTATTTTACATCCTTGCTGCTTTATGTGTAATTCTGTGTGTGGTTACTGCTGTAGTATGTTTCAGAAGGATCAATG ATACAAAGCAAATGTTCTTCCTTCGTACAGCGTTACAACAACCTGTTAAAGTACTAGTTGTATATCCAAAAGAAATATGTTTTCATCATACTGTCCTGGTTTTTGCTGATTTTCTTCACAAGTGTTGTCAAAGTGATGTTATTATTGATATGTGGCAGAAAAGGAGAATTGCTGAACAGGGCCCAGTACAATGGCTTGCTTTTCAGAAAGAAGTTGCAGACAAGGTAATTTTCCTCGTTTCAAGCTATACCAATTCTGAGTGTGATGCTGTTTGCCACAAAAGCATAGGAAACCACAAAGATAACTCAGAGTGTATGTTCACTCTTGCATTTAACCTCTTCTGCAGTGATATGAAAAATATGTCTTCGCTGCACAAATACATGCTGGTTTCTTTCagtgaaataaattcaaaagaaACTTTCCCAAGTGCTCTGAATAGCTGTGCAAAATACTGTCTTATGAAGGACATTGACATCTTTTGTAGAGATCTTTCTTGTTCACATAGGTAG
- the IL17RB gene encoding interleukin-17 receptor B isoform X2, with the protein MTLAASVLLSLVLSSCGSWGQDWLSITCGFETGPARELRKWHNLTPADLHNLSAQLVETEVETYFRSYLINISWSLSIDASIKVLTATKICVMSKGTREHFECIRCNYTEKFQSQTTFGHRRWQFHYIGFPVEPDMFYLISAYNLPPANIYEDSPSKSIMLTSPGSLWNPNITVCKIVAEVEVNFTTSSLGTKYAILLQECEECDVSAEMDLMTKINETRTSVRIPVSDQSNNLSVQIIPYFPKCGTDCPRRKGTLTECVQNQGTITINSAGRYVFYILAALCVILCVVTAVVCFRRINDTKQMFFLRTALQQPVKVLVVYPKEICFHHTVLVFADFLHKCCQSDVIIDMWQKRRIAEQGPVQWLAFQKEVADKVIFLVSSYTNSECDAVCHKSIGNHKDNSECMFTLAFNLFCSDMKNMSSLHKYMLVSFSEINSKETFPSALNSCAKYCLMKDIDIFCRDLSCSHR; encoded by the exons ATGACTCTGGCAGCAAGTGTCCTGCTGAGCTTGGTGCTGAGTAGCTGTGGTTCCTGGGGACAAGACTGGCTG TCTATTACATGTGGTTTTGAAACTG GTCCTGCCCGTGAATTGAGAAAGTGGCACAATCTAACACCAGCAGATCTTCATAATCTCAGTGCCCAGTTAGTCGAAACAGAAGTGGAGACATACTTCAGATCCTATCTTATAAATATCAGTTGGAGCCTCAGCATAGATG CCAGCATCAAAGTACTGACAGCCACAAAGATCTGTGTGATGAGTAAAGGAACTAGAGAGCATTTTGAGTGTATTCGGTGCAATTACACAGAGAAGTTTCAAAGTCAAACCACGTTTGGACATAGAAGA tGGCAGTTCCACTACATTGGATTCCCTGTAGAACCAGATATGTTTTATTTGATCAGTGCTTACAATCTCCCCCCCGCGAATATATATGAGGATTCTCCATCAAAATCAATCATGTTAACTTCACCAG gaagtctgtggaatCCAAATATAACTGTATGTAAAATAGTGGCAGAAGTAGAAGTGAATTTTACAACAAGTAGCCTTGGGACCAAATATGCCATACTTCTCCAGGAGTGTGAGGAATGTGATGTATCAGCTGAAATGGACTTGATGACAAAG ATCAATGAAACTAGAACTTCTGTTAGAATACCAGTGAGTGATCAAAGCAACAATCTTTCTGTACAG aTAATTCCTTATTTTCCCAAATGTGGCACTGATTGTCCAAGGCGCAAGGGAACCCTAACAGAGTGTGTTCAAAACCAAG GAACCATCACAATTAATTCAGCTGGAAGATACGTATTTTACATCCTTGCTGCTTTATGTGTAATTCTGTGTGTGGTTACTGCTGTAGTATGTTTCAGAAGGATCAATG ATACAAAGCAAATGTTCTTCCTTCGTACAGCGTTACAACAACCTGTTAAAGTACTAGTTGTATATCCAAAAGAAATATGTTTTCATCATACTGTCCTGGTTTTTGCTGATTTTCTTCACAAGTGTTGTCAAAGTGATGTTATTATTGATATGTGGCAGAAAAGGAGAATTGCTGAACAGGGCCCAGTACAATGGCTTGCTTTTCAGAAAGAAGTTGCAGACAAGGTAATTTTCCTCGTTTCAAGCTATACCAATTCTGAGTGTGATGCTGTTTGCCACAAAAGCATAGGAAACCACAAAGATAACTCAGAGTGTATGTTCACTCTTGCATTTAACCTCTTCTGCAGTGATATGAAAAATATGTCTTCGCTGCACAAATACATGCTGGTTTCTTTCagtgaaataaattcaaaagaaACTTTCCCAAGTGCTCTGAATAGCTGTGCAAAATACTGTCTTATGAAGGACATTGACATCTTTTGTAGAGATCTTTCTTGTTCACATAGGTAG
- the IL17RB gene encoding interleukin-17 receptor B isoform X3: MSKGTREHFECIRCNYTEKFQSQTTFGHRRWQFHYIGFPVEPDMFYLISAYNLPPANIYEDSPSKSIMLTSPGCKDNVMKYSRNCIEVGSLWNPNITVCKIVAEVEVNFTTSSLGTKYAILLQECEECDVSAEMDLMTKINETRTSVRIPVSDQSNNLSVQIIPYFPKCGTDCPRRKGTLTECVQNQGTITINSAGRYVFYILAALCVILCVVTAVVCFRRINDTKQMFFLRTALQQPVKVLVVYPKEICFHHTVLVFADFLHKCCQSDVIIDMWQKRRIAEQGPVQWLAFQKEVADKVIFLVSSYTNSECDAVCHKSIGNHKDNSECMFTLAFNLFCSDMKNMSSLHKYMLVSFSEINSKETFPSALNSCAKYCLMKDIDIFCRDLSCSHR, from the exons ATGAGTAAAGGAACTAGAGAGCATTTTGAGTGTATTCGGTGCAATTACACAGAGAAGTTTCAAAGTCAAACCACGTTTGGACATAGAAGA tGGCAGTTCCACTACATTGGATTCCCTGTAGAACCAGATATGTTTTATTTGATCAGTGCTTACAATCTCCCCCCCGCGAATATATATGAGGATTCTCCATCAAAATCAATCATGTTAACTTCACCAG GTTGTAAAGATAATGTAATGAAATACAGCAGAAATTGCATAGAAGTGG gaagtctgtggaatCCAAATATAACTGTATGTAAAATAGTGGCAGAAGTAGAAGTGAATTTTACAACAAGTAGCCTTGGGACCAAATATGCCATACTTCTCCAGGAGTGTGAGGAATGTGATGTATCAGCTGAAATGGACTTGATGACAAAG ATCAATGAAACTAGAACTTCTGTTAGAATACCAGTGAGTGATCAAAGCAACAATCTTTCTGTACAG aTAATTCCTTATTTTCCCAAATGTGGCACTGATTGTCCAAGGCGCAAGGGAACCCTAACAGAGTGTGTTCAAAACCAAG GAACCATCACAATTAATTCAGCTGGAAGATACGTATTTTACATCCTTGCTGCTTTATGTGTAATTCTGTGTGTGGTTACTGCTGTAGTATGTTTCAGAAGGATCAATG ATACAAAGCAAATGTTCTTCCTTCGTACAGCGTTACAACAACCTGTTAAAGTACTAGTTGTATATCCAAAAGAAATATGTTTTCATCATACTGTCCTGGTTTTTGCTGATTTTCTTCACAAGTGTTGTCAAAGTGATGTTATTATTGATATGTGGCAGAAAAGGAGAATTGCTGAACAGGGCCCAGTACAATGGCTTGCTTTTCAGAAAGAAGTTGCAGACAAGGTAATTTTCCTCGTTTCAAGCTATACCAATTCTGAGTGTGATGCTGTTTGCCACAAAAGCATAGGAAACCACAAAGATAACTCAGAGTGTATGTTCACTCTTGCATTTAACCTCTTCTGCAGTGATATGAAAAATATGTCTTCGCTGCACAAATACATGCTGGTTTCTTTCagtgaaataaattcaaaagaaACTTTCCCAAGTGCTCTGAATAGCTGTGCAAAATACTGTCTTATGAAGGACATTGACATCTTTTGTAGAGATCTTTCTTGTTCACATAGGTAG